AACTCACTTCGAAAAAATAAACAATGATACTTATCCCTACACTGGCAACTACAAAACGTGCATAACTTGCCTCATTCCACATTCCACCCTGCCATTTGTCAATACCCTGATAAGTAAGCAAAAAAGTAAGTGCATAAAACAGTATCGTAATCCCCAGCCCTTTTGTTGTACCGTTGATAAAGATCGCAAACATAGGGAAAAATACCGTCCATACCAAGGTAAAGTCATGCCCTTTTCCAAAATATACAATTGCCAACATCATTATGAAAATCGAACTTGTCGTGATATTGGAAGCTCTTTGTACATTGTGGGATTTACGAAGATCGTAAAAGATATATATGGTAATTAAAAATGCTGTAAAGTCTATAATAAACAGAGCGTTATCACTGTGGACAAAAACGTTATATATTGCAAACAATAAAAGAATAGTACCACTGATAATAAGTAAAATATTGATCAATACTACCTTACGCATATCAGATGAATATTCACTAAATTTCATATTTGAACATAATATTTGATTGTATAAATTTCCACTTTGTAATATCATAATTTTTTATATCCTTAGTTAGTTCTATTATAGCCAATTTTTCCTCTGTGTAGCAACTTTAGAGCTTTTTGTTTTCAATGTTTATTCATTTTAGAGTATTCAATTTACTAGCTATAAGCAAATCCTCACCACATTTTAGATATAATCGCGAAATTTATTAAACAATTTTAAGGTTAGAAGATGTCAGACAATAAGTATAATCCTCAAGAGATTGAAAACAAATACTACAAAACGTGGGAAGATCGCGGATACTTTGAGATAGATGGGAACAAAGAGATCCAAGAAGATGGCAAAAACTTTGCTATCATGATGCCACCTCCGAATGTCACGGGGCGTCTTCATATCGGTCACGCTTTAACTTTTACACTTCAAGATATCATCACTCGTTATAAACGTATGGATGGTTTTAAAACTCTTTGGCAGCCGGGAACTGACCATGCCGGAATCGCTACGCAAAACGTTGTAGAGAAACAACTTTTAGCTGAAGGTACTACAAAAGAGGAGATCGGGCGTGAAGCATTTTTAGAGCGTGCTTGGAAATGGAAAGAGGAATCTGCCGGAATTATGACGACTCAGCTTCGTAAAATGGGTGTATCTCCTGCATGGAAGCGTGAGCGTTTTACTATGGATGACGGTCTTCAAAAATCTGTAAAAGAGGCTTTCGTTCACCTATACAACCAAGGTTTAATTGTACGCGGTAACTATATGGTTAACTGGTGTACACACGACGGTGCCCTTTCTGATATCGAGGTTGAATACGAAGATCACGACGGTAAGTTTTACCATATCAAATATCCGTTTGCTGATGGCAGCGGTTTTGTTGAAGTAGCAACTACTCGTCCTGAGACATATTTCGGGGATACTGCGGTAATGGTTCACCCTGAAGATGAGCGCTATAAAGATTTAATCGGTAAAAAAGTAAAACTTCCATTACTTGATCGTGAAGTTGCAATTATTGCTGATGATCACGTTGATATGGAGTTTGGAACTGGTGTGGTAAAAGTTACACCAGCTCATGACCAAAACGACTACGAAGTTGGAAAGCGTCACGACTTAGAGTTCATTACTGTATTTGATGAAAAAGGTATTTTAAACGAGTACGCTGGAGAGTTCCAAGGATTAGAGCGTCTTGAATCTCGTAATGTGATCGTAAAACGTCTTGAAGAGGAAGGTTTTATCATCAAAGTAGAAGATCACAAACACCAAGTGGGTCACTGTTACAGATGTAAAAACGTAGTTGAGCCTTATATCTCTAAACAATGGTTTGTTCGTAAAGAGGTAGCTGCCGAGTCTATTAAAAAGACAAACGACGGTGAAGCAAAATTCTTCCCGCCGCACTGGATCAATTCTTACAACTCTTGGATGGGTGATTTACGTGACTGGTGTATCTCTCGTCAACTTTGGTGGGGACATCAGATTCCTGTATTTTACTGTGATGATTGTGATCACGAGTTTGCATCTCAAGAAGATGCACCTGGGGCTTGTCCAAAATGTGCATCTAAAAACATCACTCAAGATCCGGATGTTCTGGACACTTGGTTCTCTTCTGCTTTATGGCCTTTCTCAACACTTGGTTGGGGGAACGGTGATTCCGAGATGGATAAACTATTCAAATCGGACGACTTAAAAGAGTTCTATCCAAATGCACTTCTTATCACTGGTTTTGACATCCTTTTCTTCTGGGTAGCTAGAATGATGATGATGGGTGAAAACTTTATGGGTGAACTGCCGTTTAAAGATATCTACCTTCATGCTCTTGTTCGTGATGAGCACGGTCAAAAAATGTCAAAATCAAAAGGAAACGTAATTGATCCTCTTGATATGGTAAACAAATACTCAGCTGACATTTTACGTTTTACACTAGCTATTTCAGCTGCGCAAGGGCGTGATATCCGTATGAGTGAAGAGAAACTTGAACTTAACCGTAACTTCACGAACAAACTTTACAACGCTACGAAATTCTTACAAATGAATGTAGATACATTCCCGGACCTTGGAGGATTCTGTATGGATACTCCGCTTGGTAAGTATATGGTTTCACGTCTTAATGTTGCGACTAAAGAGGTTCGTGCACAGTTAGATGAGTACAAGTTCAACGATGCGGCAACTACACTTTATAGATTTATCTGGAATGAGTTCTGTGACTGGGGTATTGAGCTAAGTAAAGCTGATAAATCTTCGATCGTAGAACTTGGTGCTATCTTTAAAGAGGCAATGAAGTTATTACATCCATTTATGCCGTTTATCACTGAGCATCTTTACCATGAACTAAGCGGTACATCTTTAGAAGATTCTGACTCAATTATGATCAAAAAGTATCCGTTCAAAACAAAACAGCGTAAAGAGGAAGAGACTTTTGGAATCATTATGGATGCGATTGTATCTATCCGTCGTGCTAAAGTTTTAGTTGATATGGCAAACCAAAAAATTGAAAAAGCTTTTGTTAAAGTTGACAATGTAAGTGATGAAGATAAAGAGATGATGCTTCCGTTCATTGCAAAACTGGCAAAAGTTGAAACTGTTGAATTTACAGATGCAAAAATCGAAAACGGTGTAAGCGATATCTCTGACAAATGTGAAACTTTCATCCCGACTGACAGCATCGATCTCACTCCGATCATTAACAAACTTACAAAACAAGCTGAAAAACTTGATAAAGAGATCGGGAAATTAAACGGTATGTTAAATAACGAGCGTTTCGTAGCAAATGCACCAGAAGATGTACTGGCAAAAAATCGTCAGGCATTAGCAGAAGCTGAGGATAAAAAAGCAAAAGTAACAGAGCAGTTACAGTCCCTTCAATAACAGATAAAATACATCTTGGGAGTTTTTGTTTTTTTGTGATATAATATCTAGCATGATGCTAGATATTAGAACTTTTAAATTTAAAATTTTCATTATTTTCCTAATTCCTGCTATCTCAATAGTATATTTCACATACTTTTATTTAAATCTTTCAAATGCAAATACTGAAGCTATAAAATACCAAAAACAAAATATTATCCTTGTTCATAAAATTATAGATGTTATACACAACCTTCAGATAGAAAGAGGTCTCTCCGTCGGCTTTATTCAATCTAAAGATCCAAAGATACTCCGACAGACTCTTATAATCACCCATAAAGAGAGTGATAAAGCAATAGCAGACTTAGAAAAGTTTAACTACCACCTTAACCTAGATCTCCATCAAATATATGTAACAAGAAAAAAAGTTCTACAACAAAATATCTCCTTTGAAGAGGTACTTAATTTTTATACCAATATCAATAACCATATGATAAATATGACAAAGTATCTTTTACCAAAATTCGATAAAAATCGATATGATGCTCTGTTTTTAATAAACTTGGAACTTCTGAAAGAGAGTGCCGGCCTGGAGCGTGCCTGTGTATACAATGATCTCACCTCCGGGAAACTAGAACCAATATGTAAAGAGAAACTCCCATTCTTACAACAAGACCAAACTAACAAGATAGAAAACCTCCATTTATATGCAAACAGCACCTCTCTTGGTCGCTATAAAAAATCTATCGATAAACAAGAGATTAAAGAGTTACAAAGATTCCGTAAACTTTATCAACAACATCAACTCACTAAAGAGGATGCTCAACAATGGTTTGAAATCACTACAAACAATATTGATAGTTACAACCAAGTTTCAAAAGAGATTTTAAACCATTTTACCAAGAACCTGAATGCTAATTATGATGATACTCTTCGTAATCTCAATATTGCTATGATATTTTGGTTTATCTCTATTTTCTCTGCATTCTACTTTATTTATATTATTCATAAACTGTTCCAAAAACATGAAGAGGATACAGAAGATCTGGAACTCTCTTCTCGTGCACTTGATGCTTATGAAGGGATAGTTATAACTGATAAAAATACTAAAATCATAAAAGTGAATAAAGGATTTGAACGTATTACCGGCTACTCTGCAGAAGAAGCGATTGGAGAGAAAACAAGTATTTTAAAATCGGGAAAAAATCCGGCTTCTTTATATAAAGCGATGTGGGGGAGTTTAGATAAAACTGGTTCGTGGAGTGGAGAAGTTCTAAACAAAAGAAAAGACGGTGCCATCTATACGCAACGTTTGTCTATCTCTTCTATAAGAAACAAAAAGGGTGAAACTAAAAACTATATCGGGCATCTATTCGATATTACTGAACTACGAAAAGCGCAACAAGAGGCACTCTATCAGGCAAGCCATGACTCTTTAACAGAATTGATAAACAGAAAACATCTACTTAAAAGAATGAGAGAGGAAATCAACAGATCAAAACGACATGGCTTTAAAAATGCGTTTTTATTTTTAGACCTTGATAACTTTAAATATGTAAATGATACATTTGGTCATCATATAGGAGACAAACTATTACAACATGTGGCTACTTCAATCCAAAGCTATATAAGAGAGTGCGATATTGTTGCAAGAATAAGCGGTGATGAATTTGCAATCGTTTTACTAGATATAGACAGTAGTCATCAAGATGTTAATGCTGTTGTAACAAAAGTAACAAATAAAATTTTAACGCAACTCAATCATGAAATTATAATAGAGGGCAACAGTATAAATATAGGTTTAAGTGTAGGGGTTAGATTTTTCCCTATTGATGATCTAGATAATGAGGATCAGATCATTAAAGATGCAGATATTGCCATGTATGAAGCAAAAAATAGCGGTAAAAACAGGTTTGTAATTTTTCAAGAGTAAATTTGCTATAATTCCGTACTTCAAATTTTGTAGGGAAGCACTTGTTCGACATAAGAAAATACACATCACACAACATCAAAAATGACATCCTCTCAGGTTTAGTAGTAGCCGTAGCACTTGTCCCCGAAGCTATCGCTTTTAGTTTTATCGCGGAAGTTAGCCCAATCGTTGGTTTATATACGGCGTTTATCCTAGGTTTAATCACTGCAGTTATTGGTGGAAAACCGGGTATGATCTCTGGAGCAACAGGAAGTGTTGCCGTTGTTATCATAGGCTTGGTTTTAGAAACAAACTCTATGCTTAAAGGTTTGGGACTCAGTGGAGACGAGCTCTATATGCAGATGCTTAACTATGTTCTCTTAGCAACTATACTAGCAGGAGCTATCCAGGTGTTAGTAGGTGTGTTTAAGTTAGGAAAGTTTATTCGTCTTGTTCCTCAACCTGCACTTTACGGTTTTGTAAACGGCTTAGCGATCGTTATCGCAATGGCACAGTTTAAGTTTTTTGAGGGTCAAGGGATGGCGATGTATGCCATTGTATTTACAACTATGCTTATCATGTATATCTTGCCGAAATACACGAAAGCGATCCCCTCAGGACTTATTGCGATTGTAGCACTGACACTTGTAGTATATTTTGCTCAAATCGAGACTCTAACAGTCGGTAGCCTTGCAAACCTCTCAGAATTTCAAGGGCAACTACCTCATCTTATTATCCCCGAAACTCTATTTAGTCTAGATGCTATTATTATGGTACTCCCTTATGCGATCATTATGGCACTAGTAGGACTAATCGAATCACTTTTAA
Above is a window of Sulfurimonas marina DNA encoding:
- a CDS encoding valine--tRNA ligase, with the translated sequence MSDNKYNPQEIENKYYKTWEDRGYFEIDGNKEIQEDGKNFAIMMPPPNVTGRLHIGHALTFTLQDIITRYKRMDGFKTLWQPGTDHAGIATQNVVEKQLLAEGTTKEEIGREAFLERAWKWKEESAGIMTTQLRKMGVSPAWKRERFTMDDGLQKSVKEAFVHLYNQGLIVRGNYMVNWCTHDGALSDIEVEYEDHDGKFYHIKYPFADGSGFVEVATTRPETYFGDTAVMVHPEDERYKDLIGKKVKLPLLDREVAIIADDHVDMEFGTGVVKVTPAHDQNDYEVGKRHDLEFITVFDEKGILNEYAGEFQGLERLESRNVIVKRLEEEGFIIKVEDHKHQVGHCYRCKNVVEPYISKQWFVRKEVAAESIKKTNDGEAKFFPPHWINSYNSWMGDLRDWCISRQLWWGHQIPVFYCDDCDHEFASQEDAPGACPKCASKNITQDPDVLDTWFSSALWPFSTLGWGNGDSEMDKLFKSDDLKEFYPNALLITGFDILFFWVARMMMMGENFMGELPFKDIYLHALVRDEHGQKMSKSKGNVIDPLDMVNKYSADILRFTLAISAAQGRDIRMSEEKLELNRNFTNKLYNATKFLQMNVDTFPDLGGFCMDTPLGKYMVSRLNVATKEVRAQLDEYKFNDAATTLYRFIWNEFCDWGIELSKADKSSIVELGAIFKEAMKLLHPFMPFITEHLYHELSGTSLEDSDSIMIKKYPFKTKQRKEEETFGIIMDAIVSIRRAKVLVDMANQKIEKAFVKVDNVSDEDKEMMLPFIAKLAKVETVEFTDAKIENGVSDISDKCETFIPTDSIDLTPIINKLTKQAEKLDKEIGKLNGMLNNERFVANAPEDVLAKNRQALAEAEDKKAKVTEQLQSLQ
- a CDS encoding diguanylate cyclase domain-containing protein, which codes for MMLDIRTFKFKIFIIFLIPAISIVYFTYFYLNLSNANTEAIKYQKQNIILVHKIIDVIHNLQIERGLSVGFIQSKDPKILRQTLIITHKESDKAIADLEKFNYHLNLDLHQIYVTRKKVLQQNISFEEVLNFYTNINNHMINMTKYLLPKFDKNRYDALFLINLELLKESAGLERACVYNDLTSGKLEPICKEKLPFLQQDQTNKIENLHLYANSTSLGRYKKSIDKQEIKELQRFRKLYQQHQLTKEDAQQWFEITTNNIDSYNQVSKEILNHFTKNLNANYDDTLRNLNIAMIFWFISIFSAFYFIYIIHKLFQKHEEDTEDLELSSRALDAYEGIVITDKNTKIIKVNKGFERITGYSAEEAIGEKTSILKSGKNPASLYKAMWGSLDKTGSWSGEVLNKRKDGAIYTQRLSISSIRNKKGETKNYIGHLFDITELRKAQQEALYQASHDSLTELINRKHLLKRMREEINRSKRHGFKNAFLFLDLDNFKYVNDTFGHHIGDKLLQHVATSIQSYIRECDIVARISGDEFAIVLLDIDSSHQDVNAVVTKVTNKILTQLNHEIIIEGNSINIGLSVGVRFFPIDDLDNEDQIIKDADIAMYEAKNSGKNRFVIFQE